The Chryseobacterium sp. LJ668 genome segment CATTACAGACGAAAGCAAAAATGACACTTGTAGTATGAAGCATTCTGATCCGCCCGAATCCGAATGCGCCCTGAGTATCCATCAGACCTTGTATATTATTTGATGAAATTGATTTGATTGTAGCATCATCCGTTCCAAACAAAAATTCGGGAAGCTCAGGATAAAAAAGGAGCAAAGCGGCCGTTAATCCAAAGATGAATCCGACGAGAGAAAATACTACCGTAGAATATAAAAACGCTCTAACAATAGCGTTATCGTAACTAAATTTTTGAGGCTCCATAAAAATTTTTAATTTTTGGGAATTTTACAATAATAAGTTTAGATCTGTTTTAAAGTTTTAAAGCTGTACTGATTTTCAATATTGACATAAATGTCTGCACTTTTCAAAATCTGGTATGGGTCCGAAATCCTTCAATTTTTAGAAAATTAGACCAAGGATTGCCGACAAAAAATCTCCTATTACCGCACTGGCGACAGCGAGTATTATAGTAAGCATAGGATGCATATGAATAATCTTTTAATATCATTTCGCAATAGTTCTTACAAGTAGCTGTGCTAAAACTTCCGTAATCATTTAACAGTCTGAATTAATTTTTATATTATTTACACATAAAAAATATCCGACAGGCTCAAACAATTTTGTTATTTCGTATCTTATTCCGCTTATTGCACCAGTAATCAGTTCATATGATTTTTGATTTCGTATCGCTTTATTTTAAGATGATTATTTGATTGAGTTCACATTTAAAGCAGCCCAGAATAAATTCTGCATAATATTGTTGAGCTGTTGAGGGAGGTGTTTTATGATGCAGTTCTAATTTTTTGGATAGAACTACTTCATTTCTATAGGCGAATGAGAAATATGCAAAAATTTTCTGATCAGATTCTTCAACGGGAGTGGCATACCCCGTTATTGATATTCCCCAATCTGTACCGAATAATTCGGCAACATGAAGAGCCATTTCGTTGGCAATCTGTTGTGAAACGCAATTACAACTTCTTGCTTCCTGCTCATTGACCTTCAGAAGTTTTACTTTTTCCTCAAGGGTGTACACGGTCATTCCTCCTTTAAAAAAATCGGATGCATCCTTCATCTGCGAAAATGAAAACTGCAGGTAACCTGCAGTAACACTTTCTGCCATAGCAACTGATTCATTGGCATTTTTTAGTGCTCCGCCGATATAATTCAGCAAAGATTGTTTAAACTCCATTAGAATATTTTTTGATATTAAAAAAATTGCTGCCTTTTCTGTGTAATTATGGAATCATTGATTCCAAAAAAATGATTGCCGCAAATCATAGATGGGATTTCTGTGTGAATTAAATCGAAGTGATCGTCGATTTTGCTTTGAACTAAGGGATCGCGGATTATATAACACGGCGAATGAAAAACTTCTGTTTTCATAATTTATATATTTTATGATTTGGTGTCAATTTAAAATTGTGAGATTATGCATCATTACATTTGATTATTATGATCAATGCTAATAAGCAGTCTCTTGATTTCGAAGTTAAAAAAATGATTCAGATCATACGATACAGTATGCTAATGCTTTTTCATGCTTTGAGAAACTGTACATATGATCTAAAATCATTAAATATATTTTAACTATTATTTTTTTTATACGTTTTCTCAATCTTTTTCAGCAGCAGTGAAGGATTTGACAACCCTGCCTCACCTACCATTGAATATGCAAAAAGTAAATACAAAAGATAGAGTGAGCTCATGCTCATACCGATAATACTGAGCGTTCTTCCTGTTTTTAAACTGTCGAAATTGTTATACTTTTCTTTGTCTTTTTCGTAAATTCTTTTATCTCTTCTGTATAAGAAAAGAGCAATAATCCCTGTAAGAATTCCGGGAACTCCGTAACAACAGCATAACGCTATTGAAGAAATTCCCAGTACAAGTACTGCAGTTGCATATGGTAATTTGGAATCTCTCATTATAGTAAATTTATTGTAGGCCGAACTTTTAATAGGATTTGCAACCTGTATTGCCGATTAATTTCAGATTATATCTCTTTAAATTTCTTTTTCTGATGTTTATGAAAGTAATTTAATTATTCCAGAAACTGACTACATCTTCTTTAAAACAAGACTGTCAACATTCATTCCTAAAGTTTTATTTGTTTCCTTTTCCGGATCTTCGCTTTCTTCTACCAAATCGCATCTGCATGACGATAAACTCGTTACAAGTCCTGCTAAAATAAAAGTAAATATAAATTTCTTTATATTCGATGTATTTGAATTAGTATTAATATTCTGAATTTTCATAAAGTGGTGGTGTAATTAATCGATTCTTATTGGTTATTCTAAAAAGTTAATTTCAACAGCTAAAGGATTGCAATTGATTTTTTCATAATTTAATAGATTGGTACTGCATTATTTTAAAGTAGTATATTATCGTGGTAATGGCATCAGTCGTGCATGCTGAATGGAAAATTTGTTCGAAGGAACTGATGTACTATCAGTTAATTCAGAAAATTTAGCATTCATAATCCATATTTTATCTTTTGCCATGGCAGCAGTAGACGGATAGGTAAAACGGTCTGCCACCAAAGTAGATGCCGATAATTTTGCAGAAGACCAATTGTCTTCTGATGTCAGCTCGTATATTTTATCGCTTCCCCCATTTTGTACCACTACAAGTTTTCTGTTTTCTGTGAGCAATAGTCCGTCGCCATTCATAAAAAACTGTTCTGTTGCAACTTTGGTGATATTTTTAGAATTGTTCAGGTCTATTTTATACAAAGACCCGGTTCCACTGCTTACTGTAAGCAGATATCCGGACGGATGAAAAACAATTCCGTTGAGACCTACTCCTTCTGTTTTGAACATTGAACTATCAGCAAAGACAGATGCCTCACCTGTGGGTGTTACCTTATATATAACATTTGAAAAACTGTCGGTTATATAAGCATTCTGCTGACTGTCAAATGTGAGATCATTGGCAAAATGTTTTCCCGGAACCAATTTTGACAGATCAATATCATCAGTTTTTTTTCCTGTCGCGATATCAATTCCTACCAGTCTTGCCATTTTTTTGCGCGTTTCGGACGATGTAAATTTGCTGTAATTCGCATCACTCACACATACGAACAAACGTTTTCCGTCTGGATGCACTTTTACTCCATAAGTTGATTTAAATGTAGGATCATTGATCAATAAACTGTAGACTCCTGCAGGAGTAACTTTCCCAACGCTGCCCAATCTGGCCGATGAAACAAAGTAGACATCAGCATTACTGTCATACGCAATGCCTTCAGGATAAGCTTCGGGTGCGTTAAATTCTATTCTTGTAGTGGGCTGGTCCGGGATTACTGATGCGCAGCCGGCCATAAAAACACATAATATTATCTTTTTCATACTTTTTATTTTTGCTTGATACTATAAAGAACACCATTAGCATCATCAGAGATGTAGACTGTACCTGAAGCTGTAATTGCTATTCCTGCCGGTCTTCCAAATCTGGTTTTACCATTAAGGAAACCTGTCAGGAAATCTTCTGCTGAAACAGGTTTACCATTAGAAAACCTTATTTTCTGTACTTTAAATCCTACAGATTTGCTTCTATTCCATGATCCGTGCCAGTTAACAAGTGCATCTCCGCTGTATGTTGTGCCTGTAGGGAAAAACTGAAAACCAATAGGTGCCATATGTGCCTGATATTCCATTGAGGAAGATTCTGTTGTTTTTACCCATTCTTCTTTGCTGTTTCCGGCAGGGTCTTCCCGGGTTTCGTCGACTTCTTTTTTAGCATAGGCAAAAGGAAAACCATAGCTTTTACCTTCTTTGATGTTATTTAATTCTTCTGGTGGCCAGTCATCCCCTTTCGCATCTCCACCATTATCCATTCCCCAGAATTCATTGGTCTGCGGATGCCAGTCGAAACCGATAGTATTTCTAAGCCCGGATGCGAAAATCGTTCGCTTCCAGGTTACGGGGTCAACCTGCACCATACTTGCAGCTTCACGATCAGACTCTTTGCAATCATTGCAAAGCGTTCCGATTGAGATGTAGAGTTTTCCGTCTGGTCCGAAATCCATTGTTCTGTTAGGATGCTGTCCTGCGCTAGGCATATCATTGAACAGCATTTCTTTGTCACGAAGCGTACCGTCTGAATTGATCCTGTATCTGCGCAACTCAGTATTATTGCACAGGTAAAGCCAGCCATCTTTCAAAGTAATTCCGTGGACACCTTTAAATTCTGCAACAACGGTTTTTACATCCTCAAATTTAGCGTCCCTGTTGCTGTCTTTGAGCAGCAGAACGTCACCGGTATCACGTCTGGTGATGTAGAGATTTCCTTCAGATGTATGGTACAGCATTCTGGGCTTACCTAAGCCCGATGCGGCTATTGAAACCGCCCATCCATCAGGAACTTTTAAGAGATTAACCATTTCGGGAAGAAAATCGAGATGTTCCGGGTAATTGGTTGAATGGGTAATTTTCGTCACATCACCGGGAGGAATTCCTCTCTGCGCAGAGGTGTTTGAAAAAACAAAAGCAGCCACCAGAGGTATGATTTTAAAAATATTATTATCGCTCATCTTTAATAGTTTAAAAACATCAAGCTGCAAAGAGTGCAGCCTGATGAAAAGTTATTAGATTATTGATCTGCTTCTGCAGCTTCGAAGTTGATAGAATTGTATGCAGAATCTGTAAGCAATGCATCTGCTTCTTTTTCTTCTGCAAGTGTAGCCTCCAACAATGAGACAATCTCTTCTTCGCCAAGCGTTCTTGCAAAAGCGGCCAATGTTCCGTAAGATGCGATCTCATAATGCTCGATTTTCTGAGAAGCAGAAATTATTCCGGCATCACGTACAGGGCCAGCTTCGGTTTCTTCCATAATGCTCTCGCCTTCTTTGATGAGACCTTCCATGGCATCACATTTCTTACCACGGTTTGACTCTCCAAGGATTTCGAAAATTTTATCCAATCTCTCTACCTGGCCTTCCGTTACGGCAGCATGCTCTTCAATCGCAGCAATCAATTTTGGCTCAGTCGCATTTTTAGCCATTTTTGGCAGTGCTTTTACCAATGCTCTTTCTGCATAGATTATGTCTTTTAGCTCATCGACAAATAATTCTCTGAGCCCATCGGCAGCTGAAGATTTTGCGGTAACTTTGCCCGCTTTTTTTTCGTTCTGATTGTTTGTCTTTTTCATAATATTAATGTTAAATGGTTTCTCTTAATTCGTTTGTATCAGTCCGTTTCTTTCCTTTTCAAATTGCCAAACTCTGTGATTGGCTATTGCATCAACAAATAAATCGTCAGCATCAGAATCATCTGCAGTTATTACTCCCGGATCATCATGCAGCATCAATGCGACATCTGTAAGATTTTTAACTGCTTCGGTTTCCGCTCCAAAATAAATTGCTTTACAATGACGAAATGCTTCGTTAATGAAATCAATCGTCATGTTTTTATTTCCGGGTCTAATGAAACCTTCTGCAGATTCTGCGCCGCCACATATATATAATGCATCGAAGCAAACACTTGAAGTTGTAGACAAGGCATGATCTGGAATATATGCCTGACCGTCTGATGATTTTACAGGTGCTACAGAATCGCCAATATATTGTACCACTGCTCCCTGTCCTTCCAATTTTTCGATCAGACGATCGGTAGAAGCTGCATCAAAACCATCTGTCATCATAAAACCTATTACACGACTCTCTATGGAATCTTTAACCGTATTTGCCATGCTTAGAGCATCTGAAAAACTTATAGCCGGTTCAATCTCAGCACTCTGAAGACTTGCCGGATCTGCGTCTGCGGGAATGCTTTGATTAGGCTGTTCAAGAATCTTCACTTCAACTCCCAAACGTGAAGCAACCTCATTAGCCAACTTTTTATCAACAAAGGCAAGCTGACCAACCATTCTTTCTCGGATTGCAGGAATAGTAACTTTTGACAGTTCAAAAACCAGGGCATTCTGCAAATGCGTTTTCTCAAATGCTGACTGACTGTTGTAAAATAATTTTGCCTGCGAGTAAT includes the following:
- a CDS encoding CinA family protein, with amino-acid sequence MEFKQSLLNYIGGALKNANESVAMAESVTAGYLQFSFSQMKDASDFFKGGMTVYTLEEKVKLLKVNEQEARSCNCVSQQIANEMALHVAELFGTDWGISITGYATPVEESDQKIFAYFSFAYRNEVVLSKKLELHHKTPPSTAQQYYAEFILGCFKCELNQIIILK
- a CDS encoding CCC motif membrane protein, whose amino-acid sequence is MRDSKLPYATAVLVLGISSIALCCCYGVPGILTGIIALFLYRRDKRIYEKDKEKYNNFDSLKTGRTLSIIGMSMSSLYLLYLLFAYSMVGEAGLSNPSLLLKKIEKTYKKNNS
- a CDS encoding gluconolaconase, translating into MKKIILCVFMAGCASVIPDQPTTRIEFNAPEAYPEGIAYDSNADVYFVSSARLGSVGKVTPAGVYSLLINDPTFKSTYGVKVHPDGKRLFVCVSDANYSKFTSSETRKKMARLVGIDIATGKKTDDIDLSKLVPGKHFANDLTFDSQQNAYITDSFSNVIYKVTPTGEASVFADSSMFKTEGVGLNGIVFHPSGYLLTVSSGTGSLYKIDLNNSKNITKVATEQFFMNGDGLLLTENRKLVVVQNGGSDKIYELTSEDNWSSAKLSASTLVADRFTYPSTAAMAKDKIWIMNAKFSELTDSTSVPSNKFSIQHARLMPLPR
- a CDS encoding PQQ-dependent sugar dehydrogenase, yielding MSDNNIFKIIPLVAAFVFSNTSAQRGIPPGDVTKITHSTNYPEHLDFLPEMVNLLKVPDGWAVSIAASGLGKPRMLYHTSEGNLYITRRDTGDVLLLKDSNRDAKFEDVKTVVAEFKGVHGITLKDGWLYLCNNTELRRYRINSDGTLRDKEMLFNDMPSAGQHPNRTMDFGPDGKLYISIGTLCNDCKESDREAASMVQVDPVTWKRTIFASGLRNTIGFDWHPQTNEFWGMDNGGDAKGDDWPPEELNNIKEGKSYGFPFAYAKKEVDETREDPAGNSKEEWVKTTESSSMEYQAHMAPIGFQFFPTGTTYSGDALVNWHGSWNRSKSVGFKVQKIRFSNGKPVSAEDFLTGFLNGKTRFGRPAGIAITASGTVYISDDANGVLYSIKQK
- a CDS encoding YciE/YciF ferroxidase family protein, with product MKKTNNQNEKKAGKVTAKSSAADGLRELFVDELKDIIYAERALVKALPKMAKNATEPKLIAAIEEHAAVTEGQVERLDKIFEILGESNRGKKCDAMEGLIKEGESIMEETEAGPVRDAGIISASQKIEHYEIASYGTLAAFARTLGEEEIVSLLEATLAEEKEADALLTDSAYNSINFEAAEADQ